The following proteins are encoded in a genomic region of Variovorax paradoxus:
- the fhcD gene encoding formylmethanofuran--tetrahydromethanopterin N-formyltransferase, with protein MTAAPPLQRNGVVVDETFAEAFPMKATRIVITAHTLEWARHAAVSATGFATSVIACGCEAGIERELSPSETPDGRPGVSVLMFSMSGKELGKQLERRVGQCVLTCPTTAVFAGLPRHAGSDVAALGKNLRFFGDGWQISKVIDGVRYWRVPVMDGEFVAQEDTPVVKAVGGGNLLLLARDTDGALAASEAAVAAMKRLPNVVMPFPGGVVRSGSKVGSRYANLNASTNDAFCPSLVGLVAHSELAGRGAASTEEIGCVMEIVIDGLTEADVAAAMRVGMEAAIAIGPAGGLLRISAGNYGGKLGPFHFHLHKLLGAGDSP; from the coding sequence ATGACGGCGGCGCCGCCCCTGCAACGCAACGGCGTCGTCGTCGACGAAACCTTTGCAGAGGCCTTTCCGATGAAGGCCACGCGCATCGTCATTACGGCGCACACCCTCGAATGGGCGCGCCATGCGGCGGTGTCCGCCACGGGCTTCGCGACCTCGGTCATCGCCTGCGGTTGCGAGGCCGGCATCGAGCGCGAGCTGAGCCCGAGCGAGACGCCCGATGGCCGGCCGGGCGTGAGCGTGCTGATGTTCTCCATGTCGGGCAAGGAGCTTGGCAAGCAGCTCGAGCGCCGCGTGGGCCAGTGCGTGCTGACCTGCCCGACCACGGCGGTGTTCGCCGGCCTGCCGCGCCATGCCGGCAGCGACGTGGCCGCGCTCGGCAAGAACCTGCGCTTCTTCGGCGACGGCTGGCAGATTTCGAAGGTGATCGACGGCGTGCGCTACTGGCGCGTGCCGGTGATGGACGGCGAATTCGTCGCACAGGAAGATACGCCCGTGGTCAAGGCGGTCGGCGGCGGCAACCTGCTGCTGCTGGCGCGCGACACCGATGGCGCATTGGCTGCCTCCGAGGCTGCCGTGGCGGCGATGAAGCGGCTGCCCAACGTGGTCATGCCGTTTCCAGGCGGCGTGGTGCGCTCGGGCTCGAAGGTCGGCAGCCGCTACGCGAACCTGAATGCCTCGACCAACGACGCCTTCTGCCCCAGCCTCGTGGGCCTCGTGGCCCACAGCGAACTGGCAGGCCGTGGTGCTGCATCCACCGAGGAGATCGGCTGCGTGATGGAAATCGTGATCGACGGCCTGACCGAAGCCGACGTGGCCGCCGCCATGCGCGTCGGCATGGAGGCCGCCATCGCCATCGGGCCGGCCGGCGGGCTGCTGCGCATCTCCGCCGGCAACTACGGCGGCAAGCTGGGCCCCTTCCATTTCCACTTGCACAAGCTGCTTGGCGCGGGAGATTCGCCATGA
- a CDS encoding formylmethanofuran dehydrogenase subunit A, whose amino-acid sequence MTTLRLRGGRVIDPTNGCDEVRDLYLRDGRMVDLAPNEVATEEIDLGGCIVMAGGIDMHTHIGGGKVNLARMLMPEDHRANANPLALPDNVLELASCGTCTPGTLATGYRYVEMGYTAAFEPAMMACNARHTHMEMGDTPILDHGAYVMLGNDELFLRMLAERWDFERIRDYAGWTINASKAMGVKVVNPGGISAFKFNQRKLDVDENHVHWQVTPRQVVHTLARALRELGVPHPLHIHGSNLGVAGNIQSTLDTIAALDGLPGHLTHIQFHAYGTEGPKKFSSAALQLAEVVNANKNVSIDVGQIMFGQTVTASGDTMRQHAQSGLADPRKWIGADIECEAGCGVVPFRYREQSYVNALQWVIGLEIFLLVDDPWRVVLTTDHPNGGPFTSYPHLIRLLMDRSFRAEQLAKLHPEVADQAALRSITRELTLYEIAIMTRAGPARLLGLRDRGHLGAGAAADIAVYRENADREAMFATPEYVFKDGALVSRAGRVTAAPVGGTHFVAPDYDRGIEQRLRRHLAAQGSVNFDHIAIGHDELCQCCNGGRLLPAACFQETSS is encoded by the coding sequence ATGACCACGCTTCGCTTGCGCGGCGGCCGCGTCATCGACCCCACGAACGGCTGCGACGAGGTGCGCGACCTGTACCTGCGCGACGGCCGCATGGTGGACCTCGCGCCGAACGAGGTCGCGACCGAGGAGATCGACCTCGGTGGCTGCATCGTGATGGCCGGCGGCATCGACATGCACACCCACATCGGCGGCGGCAAAGTCAATCTTGCGCGCATGCTCATGCCCGAAGACCACCGCGCCAACGCGAACCCCCTTGCGCTGCCCGACAACGTGCTCGAGCTCGCGTCGTGCGGCACCTGCACGCCCGGAACGCTGGCCACCGGCTACCGCTACGTCGAGATGGGCTACACGGCGGCCTTCGAGCCGGCCATGATGGCCTGCAACGCGCGCCACACGCACATGGAGATGGGCGACACGCCCATCCTCGACCACGGCGCGTACGTGATGCTCGGCAACGACGAACTGTTTCTGCGCATGCTGGCCGAGCGCTGGGATTTCGAACGCATCCGAGACTATGCAGGCTGGACCATCAACGCCAGCAAAGCGATGGGCGTGAAGGTGGTGAACCCCGGCGGCATCTCGGCCTTCAAGTTCAACCAGCGCAAGCTCGACGTCGACGAGAACCACGTGCACTGGCAGGTCACGCCGCGGCAGGTGGTGCACACGCTGGCGCGCGCACTGCGCGAACTCGGCGTGCCGCATCCGCTGCACATCCACGGCAGCAACCTGGGGGTGGCGGGCAACATCCAGTCGACGCTCGACACCATCGCCGCACTGGACGGCTTGCCCGGCCACCTCACGCACATCCAGTTCCATGCCTACGGCACCGAGGGACCGAAGAAGTTCTCTTCCGCGGCGCTGCAGTTGGCGGAGGTAGTGAACGCGAACAAGAACGTCAGCATCGACGTGGGCCAGATCATGTTCGGCCAGACCGTCACGGCCTCGGGCGACACCATGCGGCAGCACGCGCAATCGGGCCTGGCCGATCCGCGCAAGTGGATCGGCGCCGACATCGAGTGCGAAGCCGGCTGCGGCGTGGTGCCGTTCCGCTACCGCGAGCAAAGCTATGTGAATGCGCTCCAGTGGGTGATCGGGCTGGAGATCTTTCTGCTGGTCGACGATCCGTGGCGCGTGGTGCTGACCACCGACCATCCCAACGGCGGCCCGTTCACGAGCTATCCGCACCTGATCCGCCTGTTGATGGACCGCAGCTTTCGCGCGGAGCAACTGGCCAAGCTGCACCCCGAAGTGGCGGACCAGGCGGCGCTGCGCTCGATCACGCGCGAACTGACGCTCTACGAGATCGCGATCATGACCCGCGCCGGCCCTGCGCGCCTGCTGGGGTTGCGCGACCGCGGCCACCTGGGCGCGGGCGCCGCGGCCGACATCGCGGTGTACCGCGAGAACGCCGACCGCGAGGCGATGTTCGCAACGCCCGAGTATGTGTTCAAGGACGGCGCACTGGTCTCGCGCGCCGGGCGCGTCACGGCGGCGCCGGTGGGCGGCACGCACTTCGTCGCGCCGGACTACGACCGGGGCATCGAGCAGCGGCTGCGCCGGCATCTCGCGGCGCAGGGTTCGGTCAATTTCGACCACATCGCGATCGGCCACGACGAGCTGTGCCAATGCTGCAACGGCGGGCGCCTGCTGCCCGCCGCGTGTTTCCAGGAGACGTCGTCATGA
- a CDS encoding formylmethanofuran dehydrogenase, with the protein MSEFDPAAQPADPPWTCPFCPLLCDTFGVDLGPPGTPLKLVGSDCPRARTALAAFDGSPPTAQPQVDGRDCDLDTALAAAASLLAASRQPLFGGLGTDVAGARALYALACETGAICDPAQGQAMMHGLRALQDRGGFTTTLAEVRTRAELIVCMTADPTARYPEFFRRCGIGERDDVHAEMLPMHGDLFDTVALLAAIVAGRIPPGDDRVPAGLAALSMRLRASRYSVLVYEPGRLPAQGALIIEAIQRIVATLNRSTRAASLSLGGGDGAATVNQVFAWLSGLPLRSRAGPLGLEHEPLCFDAGRLLADGAVDTLLWVSSYGSEPAPPQAGMPRIVLGHPGLRPRNGAASAHQQVFIPVATPGIGTDGHLFRTDGSVLLPLRALYEDGLPNVGDVLRRLTQSVKSLKQGRVQ; encoded by the coding sequence ATGAGCGAATTCGACCCCGCCGCGCAGCCCGCCGATCCTCCGTGGACCTGTCCGTTCTGTCCCCTGTTGTGCGACACCTTCGGCGTCGACCTCGGACCGCCCGGCACACCGCTGAAGCTGGTCGGCAGCGACTGCCCGCGCGCGCGCACCGCACTGGCTGCCTTCGACGGCTCCCCGCCCACCGCGCAGCCGCAGGTCGACGGCCGCGACTGCGATCTCGACACCGCGCTTGCCGCCGCCGCATCCCTGCTCGCGGCCAGCCGACAACCCTTGTTCGGCGGGCTCGGCACCGACGTCGCGGGTGCCCGGGCCTTGTATGCGCTGGCCTGCGAAACCGGCGCCATTTGCGACCCCGCGCAAGGGCAGGCGATGATGCATGGCTTGCGCGCCCTGCAAGACCGCGGCGGCTTCACCACCACGCTGGCGGAAGTGAGAACGCGGGCCGAGCTGATCGTTTGCATGACTGCAGATCCCACCGCACGCTATCCGGAATTCTTCCGCCGCTGCGGCATCGGGGAACGCGATGACGTGCACGCCGAAATGCTGCCCATGCACGGCGACCTGTTCGACACCGTGGCCCTGCTCGCGGCCATCGTCGCGGGCCGCATTCCGCCCGGCGACGATCGCGTGCCGGCCGGCCTGGCGGCACTGTCGATGCGCTTGCGGGCATCGCGCTATTCGGTGCTGGTGTACGAGCCCGGCCGCCTGCCGGCACAGGGCGCGTTGATCATCGAGGCCATTCAGCGCATCGTTGCCACGCTCAACCGGAGCACGCGCGCGGCCTCGCTGTCGCTGGGCGGCGGCGACGGTGCCGCCACCGTGAACCAGGTGTTCGCATGGCTCTCGGGCCTGCCGCTGCGTTCGCGCGCCGGACCCCTGGGCCTGGAACACGAGCCGCTGTGTTTCGACGCCGGGCGCCTGCTCGCCGATGGCGCGGTCGACACGCTGCTGTGGGTGTCGAGCTACGGCTCCGAGCCCGCGCCGCCCCAGGCCGGCATGCCGCGCATCGTCCTCGGCCATCCGGGCTTGCGGCCGCGCAACGGGGCGGCGAGTGCGCACCAGCAGGTGTTCATTCCCGTGGCCACACCCGGCATCGGCACCGACGGCCATCTGTTCCGTACCGACGGCTCGGTGCTGCTTCCGCTGCGCGCGCTGTACGAAGACGGGTTGCCGAATGTCGGAGATGTGCTCCGGCGCCTGACCCAGTCCGTCAAGTCGCTGAAGCAGGGGCGCGTGCAATGA
- a CDS encoding HisA/HisF-related TIM barrel protein, which produces MTSELNLIPVVDLLQGQVVRAVRGDRKAYRPIVSALCASSDPVTVARILCDHCAARQLYVADLDALQGGAVQIGVLTDLLKVLPEIELWLDVGLADAAAGEALRTQLAPFASRIVLVFGSESLRSREALERCFENAADGTAGVAEPAAALSLDRRDGRRLDNAGCWDAVDLWPERLIVMTLERVGSGAGPDLETLQEVRRLAPKATVIGAGGIRSEEDLALAAAAGADAWLVASALHDLHLPRVRR; this is translated from the coding sequence ATGACTTCCGAATTGAACCTGATCCCCGTTGTCGACCTGCTGCAGGGGCAGGTGGTCAGGGCCGTGCGCGGCGACCGCAAGGCGTACCGGCCGATCGTCTCGGCGCTGTGCGCCAGCAGCGATCCGGTCACGGTGGCGCGCATCCTCTGCGACCACTGCGCGGCGCGGCAGCTGTATGTGGCCGACCTCGACGCCCTGCAGGGCGGGGCGGTGCAGATCGGCGTGCTGACCGATCTGCTGAAGGTCTTGCCTGAAATCGAACTCTGGCTGGACGTGGGCCTGGCGGACGCCGCGGCGGGCGAGGCGCTGCGCACGCAGCTGGCGCCTTTCGCCTCGCGCATCGTGCTCGTGTTCGGCAGCGAATCCCTGCGTTCGCGCGAGGCGCTCGAACGCTGCTTCGAAAATGCGGCGGACGGGACCGCCGGCGTGGCTGAACCCGCTGCCGCGCTGTCGCTGGACCGGCGCGACGGACGTCGCCTGGACAACGCCGGCTGCTGGGACGCCGTGGATCTGTGGCCCGAGCGGCTGATCGTGATGACGCTCGAGCGCGTCGGCTCCGGCGCCGGCCCCGACCTGGAGACCCTGCAGGAAGTGCGGCGCCTGGCACCGAAGGCCACGGTCATTGGCGCCGGCGGAATCCGCAGCGAGGAAGACCTGGCGCTTGCTGCCGCGGCCGGCGCCGATGCCTGGCTGGTCGCCAGCGCGCTGCACGACCTGCACCTGCCACGGGTGCGCCGCTGA
- a CDS encoding ATP-grasp domain-containing protein produces MTTRVFVYEYLSGGGWSDYGDDAAADELLPLGTSMRDAMVADLMRAADCSVSAATCEQGNTLPARAMPLRPRANESAFDFVARQSALHDLVWLVAPETDGLLARFQRTVGNARWLGCSAEAIELTAGKKATLAHLASHGVQTPLAFADASEIKRWVVKPDDGAGGVATHVHTRHADALEDQALRAQGGAPLTLEPWIEGEALSLSLLCSAQNAEMLSINRQCISIDTHGRLSFDGVSVDAVGQGDPRRRSLAALAMQVARAIPGLRGFAGIDLVWHPQHGPVVIEVNPRVTCAYVGLSAALGRNLAAELLADRLHGEVRERELARANA; encoded by the coding sequence ATGACGACACGCGTTTTTGTTTACGAGTATCTCAGCGGCGGCGGCTGGAGCGACTATGGCGATGACGCGGCGGCCGATGAGTTGCTGCCGCTCGGAACGTCCATGCGCGACGCGATGGTGGCAGACCTGATGCGCGCTGCCGATTGTTCGGTTTCGGCGGCAACCTGCGAACAGGGGAACACCCTGCCCGCCCGGGCGATGCCGCTGCGCCCGCGGGCCAACGAATCGGCCTTCGACTTCGTGGCGCGGCAGAGCGCGCTGCACGACCTGGTCTGGCTGGTGGCCCCCGAGACGGACGGCCTCCTGGCCCGCTTCCAGCGCACGGTGGGCAATGCGCGCTGGCTGGGTTGCAGCGCCGAGGCCATCGAACTGACCGCGGGCAAGAAGGCCACGCTCGCGCACCTGGCTTCGCATGGCGTGCAAACGCCTTTGGCCTTCGCCGATGCATCCGAGATCAAGCGCTGGGTGGTCAAGCCCGACGATGGCGCCGGCGGCGTGGCCACGCACGTGCACACGCGCCATGCGGACGCGCTCGAAGACCAGGCCCTGCGCGCGCAAGGCGGCGCGCCCCTGACGCTCGAGCCCTGGATCGAAGGCGAAGCACTGAGCCTGTCGTTGCTGTGCTCGGCGCAGAATGCCGAAATGCTGAGCATCAATCGCCAGTGCATCTCGATCGACACGCACGGGAGACTGTCCTTCGACGGTGTGAGCGTCGACGCCGTGGGCCAGGGCGATCCGCGCCGGCGCTCCTTGGCCGCGCTGGCCATGCAAGTGGCACGCGCCATCCCGGGCCTGCGCGGCTTCGCCGGCATCGACCTGGTCTGGCATCCGCAGCACGGGCCGGTGGTGATCGAGGTCAACCCGCGCGTCACCTGCGCCTATGTCGGGCTCTCGGCGGCGCTGGGCCGCAACCTGGCGGCCGAACTGTTGGCGGACCGGCTTCACGGCGAAGTCCGCGAGCGGGAACTTGCACGTGCCAACGCCTGA
- a CDS encoding hydantoinase/oxoprolinase family protein, which yields MPTPERATIGWDIGGAHVKACLLQGGEVADVAQWGCPLWQGLDHLARALQAAQARWPALAAAQHAVTMTGEMVDLFPDREAGVRGIAAALAASLPAPSGALHFFAGDAGWCSAEDVARHWEHIASANWLATARHAALVFPEGMLVDIGSTTTDLIAFGNERVLTTSRTDAERLVSGELAYHGVVRTPVCALTQRIEWRGHARHVMNEFFATTADVYRLCGELDPAHDLYPSADNAAKSLPATRQRLARMVGLDERDASAEEWLELAHAWRAAQVEAVGSQLRRVLGAHGLSREAVIVSAGCGAFLVPSLAAVAAAETAGSAPRRFAAYGRDVAKVARQAAAGTGTWAQVCAPSVAVAALFEREHD from the coding sequence GTGCCAACGCCTGAACGCGCCACCATCGGGTGGGACATCGGCGGTGCACATGTCAAGGCCTGCCTGCTGCAAGGCGGCGAGGTGGCCGATGTGGCGCAGTGGGGTTGCCCGCTCTGGCAGGGCCTGGATCACCTGGCGCGTGCATTGCAAGCCGCGCAGGCGCGCTGGCCGGCGCTCGCCGCAGCACAGCATGCCGTGACCATGACGGGCGAAATGGTCGACCTGTTCCCCGATCGCGAAGCCGGCGTGCGAGGCATTGCCGCCGCGCTGGCGGCGTCGCTTCCTGCGCCATCGGGTGCCCTGCACTTCTTTGCCGGCGATGCCGGATGGTGCTCCGCCGAAGACGTGGCCCGGCACTGGGAACACATCGCCTCGGCCAACTGGCTTGCGACGGCTCGCCACGCCGCACTGGTGTTTCCGGAGGGCATGCTGGTCGACATCGGCAGCACCACCACCGACCTGATCGCCTTCGGCAACGAGCGCGTGCTGACCACCAGCCGCACCGACGCCGAACGACTGGTGAGCGGCGAGCTCGCCTACCACGGCGTGGTGCGCACGCCGGTGTGTGCGCTGACGCAGCGCATCGAATGGCGCGGCCACGCTCGCCATGTGATGAACGAATTCTTCGCCACCACGGCCGACGTCTACCGGCTTTGCGGCGAACTCGACCCGGCGCACGACCTGTACCCGAGCGCCGACAACGCAGCCAAGAGCCTGCCGGCCACGCGCCAGCGGCTCGCGCGCATGGTCGGGCTGGACGAGCGCGATGCCTCCGCTGAAGAATGGCTGGAGCTGGCGCACGCCTGGCGCGCGGCCCAGGTCGAAGCCGTGGGATCGCAGTTGCGCCGCGTGCTCGGCGCGCATGGGCTCTCGCGTGAAGCGGTAATTGTGAGCGCGGGCTGCGGCGCCTTCCTGGTGCCCAGCCTGGCGGCCGTTGCCGCGGCCGAAACCGCTGGCTCCGCGCCGCGCCGCTTTGCCGCCTATGGCCGCGACGTCGCGAAGGTGGCCCGCCAAGCGGCCGCGGGCACCGGCACCTGGGCGCAGGTATGCGCACCCAGCGTCGCGGTGGCGGCGCTGTTCGAAAGGGAGCACGACTGA
- a CDS encoding amino acid kinase family protein has protein sequence MWVVKIGGSLCADPLLPQWLDLLTQIGGGRVTVVCGGGTFADEVRRVQAHWQFNDLAAHNMAVLAMAQTAYQLHGLNPALQLAARKTDIPDLLRQGKTALWVPLELRREQPDERTGWNATSDTIALDLAKHLNAEQLVLVKSCVIDPQMTLAELGDTGVVDQQFAEQSGDAAFPITLLHKNQLAIMRALLLGEATFVPR, from the coding sequence ATGTGGGTCGTCAAGATTGGCGGCAGCCTTTGTGCCGACCCGCTGCTGCCGCAGTGGCTCGATTTGCTGACGCAGATCGGCGGCGGCCGCGTGACGGTGGTCTGCGGCGGCGGCACCTTTGCGGATGAAGTGCGGCGTGTACAGGCGCACTGGCAGTTCAACGACCTGGCCGCGCACAACATGGCGGTGCTGGCCATGGCGCAAACGGCCTACCAGCTGCATGGACTGAATCCTGCGCTGCAGCTGGCCGCGCGCAAGACCGACATCCCCGATCTGCTGCGCCAGGGAAAGACTGCCCTCTGGGTGCCGCTCGAACTGCGGCGCGAGCAACCCGACGAGCGCACCGGCTGGAACGCCACTTCCGACACCATTGCGCTCGATCTCGCGAAGCATCTCAATGCCGAGCAGCTGGTGCTGGTCAAGTCGTGCGTCATCGATCCGCAAATGACGCTGGCCGAACTGGGTGATACCGGCGTGGTCGACCAGCAGTTTGCCGAACAGTCTGGCGACGCGGCGTTTCCGATCACCCTGCTTCACAAGAACCAGCTGGCGATCATGCGTGCGCTGTTGCTGGGCGAAGCCACCTTCGTGCCGCGCTGA
- a CDS encoding (5-formylfuran-3-yl)methyl phosphate synthase, which produces MTRMLVSVRSVDEALLAASGGADFIDLKEPGEGALGGLPVATVRAIVEALRAHGIGLPVSATIGDLPMRALDRILAQVEAVGACGVDYVKVGIERGAEAFAVLDALAICGWPVVPVFIADRGLDAALVAHACALEFPALMADTADKQAGSLFDAVPIADLRAFLAQVRASHRLAGLAGALRTKHVPLLQSLAPDFAGFRSAVCVADRKTALCPQRLAALAALLHGEVVESVPA; this is translated from the coding sequence ATGACGCGCATGCTGGTGAGCGTGCGCAGCGTGGACGAAGCCTTGCTTGCGGCAAGCGGTGGGGCCGACTTCATCGACCTGAAGGAGCCCGGCGAGGGCGCGCTCGGCGGTCTGCCGGTGGCAACGGTCCGCGCCATCGTGGAGGCACTGCGTGCGCACGGCATCGGCCTTCCCGTGAGCGCAACCATCGGCGACCTGCCGATGCGTGCGTTGGACCGCATCCTGGCGCAGGTGGAAGCAGTCGGTGCCTGCGGTGTCGACTACGTGAAGGTCGGCATCGAGCGAGGCGCCGAAGCCTTCGCGGTGCTCGACGCGCTGGCGATTTGCGGCTGGCCCGTGGTGCCGGTCTTCATCGCCGACCGCGGGCTCGATGCCGCGCTGGTCGCACATGCCTGCGCACTGGAATTTCCGGCGTTGATGGCGGACACTGCCGACAAGCAGGCCGGCAGCCTGTTCGATGCGGTGCCGATCGCGGACCTGCGCGCCTTTCTGGCTCAGGTGCGCGCCTCGCATCGGCTGGCCGGCCTCGCGGGTGCGCTGCGCACAAAACACGTTCCGCTGCTGCAGTCGCTGGCACCTGATTTCGCGGGCTTTCGCAGTGCTGTTTGCGTGGCAGACCGCAAGACGGCGCTCTGCCCGCAGCGGCTTGCGGCACTGGCCGCGCTGCTGCACGGCGAGGTCGTCGAGTCCGTGCCGGCTTGA
- a CDS encoding DUF447 domain-containing protein: MNDQIFEAVVTTVAPGGKPHVAPMGIRYQDGGILLMPFKPSTTHDNIVATGHAVLNIVCDTRVFAGCVTGRKAWPTLPAERIEGVRLAAALRHIELELAEQRDDVQRPVLRMVPVHEATHAPFVGFNRAQAAVIEGAVLVSRLHMLPPEKVETEMTYLQIAIDKTAGPEEHEAWEWLRAAVAQHRAGTPERAS; encoded by the coding sequence ATGAACGACCAGATCTTCGAAGCCGTGGTGACCACGGTGGCCCCTGGCGGCAAGCCACACGTGGCCCCGATGGGCATTCGCTACCAGGATGGCGGCATTCTGCTGATGCCGTTCAAGCCCTCGACGACGCACGACAACATCGTGGCCACCGGTCATGCGGTGCTCAACATCGTCTGCGACACCCGCGTGTTCGCGGGCTGCGTGACCGGACGCAAGGCTTGGCCCACGCTGCCCGCCGAACGCATCGAAGGTGTGCGGCTTGCCGCGGCATTGCGCCACATCGAGCTCGAACTCGCCGAGCAGCGCGACGACGTGCAGCGGCCGGTGCTCCGAATGGTGCCGGTGCACGAGGCGACCCATGCGCCCTTCGTCGGCTTCAACCGCGCGCAGGCCGCGGTGATCGAAGGCGCCGTGCTGGTCAGCCGCCTGCACATGCTGCCCCCCGAGAAAGTGGAAACCGAAATGACCTATCTGCAGATTGCGATCGACAAGACCGCCGGCCCCGAGGAACACGAAGCCTGGGAGTGGCTGCGTGCCGCCGTCGCACAGCATCGCGCCGGCACACCGGAGCGCGCATCATGA
- a CDS encoding DUF6513 domain-containing protein, producing MEHIVFLTGRLAQASLSRVLAGIEAAPFTWEVREIGLQVAALMTADMIRRRVAAPVMTEAEGEGAVPRRADRIMVPGRCRGDVEALSLHFGVPVERGPQELKDLPRHFNRSAHAVDLNDYEVAIFAEIVDAPRLSVAQIIERAGQLAADGANVIDLGCLPETRFEHLAESVQALKAAGFQVSVDSSDPKELLLGGKAGADYLLSLTLDSLWIADEVAATPVLIPRVPADEESLYEAVLQMQRRGRAFLADSILDPIPFGLTASIVRYHRLRERFPDAPIMLGVGNVTELTEADTSGINAVLFGIAAELNVAAVLTTQVSQHARRAVSEADWARRIMHAAARNATLPKGMSDALMTVHAKHPFPDTPEEIGEIASQVRDPNFRVQISPLGLHVYNRDGLRLGQGAFELWPQLKLQDDADHAFYMGVELARAEIAWQLGKRYVQDQPLDWGCAAPRPTEDLARWCAPGTTMKTSRNQSAAEPGVVDAAAPSPS from the coding sequence ATGGAACACATCGTCTTCCTGACCGGGCGCCTCGCCCAAGCCAGCCTCTCGCGGGTGCTGGCCGGCATCGAGGCGGCGCCGTTCACATGGGAAGTACGGGAGATCGGGTTGCAGGTGGCGGCGCTGATGACGGCCGACATGATCCGCCGCCGCGTCGCGGCACCGGTAATGACCGAAGCTGAAGGCGAGGGCGCCGTGCCGCGGCGCGCCGACCGCATCATGGTGCCGGGCCGCTGCCGGGGCGATGTCGAGGCCTTGAGCCTTCACTTCGGCGTGCCGGTGGAGCGCGGCCCGCAAGAGCTGAAAGACCTGCCGCGCCACTTCAACCGCAGCGCGCACGCGGTAGACCTGAACGACTACGAGGTCGCGATCTTTGCCGAGATCGTCGATGCGCCGCGCCTCTCGGTCGCGCAGATCATCGAGCGCGCCGGGCAGCTCGCGGCCGACGGCGCCAACGTCATCGACCTGGGCTGCCTGCCCGAGACGCGCTTCGAGCACCTGGCTGAAAGCGTGCAGGCACTGAAGGCCGCGGGCTTTCAGGTGAGCGTCGATTCGAGCGACCCGAAGGAACTGCTGCTCGGCGGCAAGGCCGGCGCCGACTACCTGCTGAGCCTGACGCTCGACAGCCTGTGGATCGCCGACGAGGTGGCCGCCACGCCGGTGCTGATACCGCGCGTTCCGGCCGACGAAGAATCGCTGTACGAAGCAGTGCTGCAAATGCAGCGCCGCGGCCGCGCCTTCCTGGCCGATTCGATCCTTGACCCGATACCTTTCGGCTTGACCGCCTCCATCGTGCGCTACCACCGGCTGCGCGAGCGCTTTCCCGATGCGCCGATCATGCTGGGCGTCGGCAACGTCACCGAGCTTACCGAGGCCGACACCAGCGGCATCAACGCGGTGCTGTTCGGCATTGCCGCCGAGCTGAACGTGGCGGCGGTGCTGACCACGCAGGTCAGCCAGCACGCGCGCCGCGCGGTGAGCGAGGCCGACTGGGCGCGCCGCATCATGCATGCCGCGGCCCGCAACGCCACGCTGCCCAAGGGCATGAGCGATGCGCTGATGACGGTGCATGCCAAGCATCCGTTTCCCGACACGCCCGAAGAAATCGGCGAGATCGCCTCCCAGGTGCGCGACCCGAATTTCCGCGTGCAGATATCGCCGCTCGGGCTGCACGTGTACAACCGCGACGGATTGCGGCTGGGGCAGGGCGCCTTCGAACTCTGGCCGCAGCTCAAGCTGCAGGACGATGCCGACCACGCGTTCTACATGGGCGTGGAGCTCGCGCGCGCCGAAATCGCCTGGCAGCTCGGCAAGCGCTACGTGCAAGACCAGCCGCTCGACTGGGGGTGCGCCGCGCCGCGGCCGACCGAAGACCTTGCGCGCTGGTGCGCGCCGGGAACGACCATGAAGACTTCCAGGAACCAGAGCGCGGCCGAGCCGGGCGTCGTAGACGCCGCCGCACCGTCACCCTCATGA